In Calothrix sp. PCC 7507, one DNA window encodes the following:
- a CDS encoding NADAR family protein, whose protein sequence is MTIYFYSTREQYGCFSNFSSHGFVLDDLYWSTSEHYFQAQKFIGTPHVEQIRLVKTPKDAAKMGRERTRPLRPDWEDIKDDIMRKAVLRKFETHADIREILLDTGNVEIIENSPIDSYWGCGADGSGKNMLGIILMEVREILRS, encoded by the coding sequence ATGACAATATACTTTTACAGCACTCGTGAACAATATGGTTGTTTTTCTAATTTTTCATCTCACGGCTTTGTATTAGATGATTTATATTGGTCTACAAGTGAACACTATTTCCAAGCACAAAAGTTCATTGGTACACCCCATGTTGAACAAATTCGCTTAGTCAAAACTCCTAAGGATGCAGCCAAGATGGGGCGCGAAAGAACTCGCCCACTACGTCCAGATTGGGAAGACATTAAAGATGACATCATGAGGAAAGCGGTGCTGCGGAAATTTGAAACCCATGCAGATATCAGAGAAATCCTACTTGATACAGGTAATGTAGAAATTATCGAAAATTCGCCTATCGATAGTTATTGGGGTTGCGGAGCCGATGGTAGTGGTAAAAATATGTTGGGAATAATTTTAATGGAAGTTCGAGAGATACTCCGCTCTTAA
- a CDS encoding uracil-DNA glycosylase family protein: protein MSSETQLSLFDDSTLNQQDLIPTSAKIPILPGTYPDMTELAQHCNQCHRCGLGDNRTHAVIGRGNSKAPIMIVGEAPGQNEDETGLPFVGKSGQLLEKILASVNLNTENDVYIANVNKCRPPDNRVPTADEMAACLPYLLEQIRLVDPKIILLTGATAVKGLTGDKRGITKIRGQWLEWQGRLCMPIFHPAYLLRNSSREVGGPKWLMWQDIQAVRAKFDQIPKNN, encoded by the coding sequence ATGAGCAGCGAAACCCAACTCAGCCTCTTCGATGACTCAACTCTTAACCAACAAGATTTGATTCCCACAAGCGCAAAAATTCCCATCCTTCCTGGAACTTACCCTGACATGACTGAGTTGGCACAGCATTGCAATCAGTGCCATCGTTGTGGGTTAGGAGACAATCGGACTCATGCGGTTATTGGTCGTGGTAACTCCAAAGCACCAATTATGATTGTTGGGGAAGCGCCAGGTCAAAATGAAGACGAGACGGGTTTACCATTTGTAGGTAAATCTGGGCAGTTGTTAGAGAAAATTTTGGCATCTGTGAATCTTAATACGGAGAATGATGTCTACATTGCCAATGTCAACAAGTGCCGTCCACCAGATAACCGCGTTCCTACTGCCGATGAAATGGCGGCTTGTCTACCTTATTTATTAGAACAAATTCGCTTAGTTGACCCCAAAATAATCCTTTTGACGGGTGCAACTGCAGTTAAAGGTTTAACTGGCGATAAGCGCGGAATTACCAAAATTCGCGGACAGTGGCTGGAGTGGCAAGGGCGTTTGTGTATGCCAATTTTCCATCCCGCCTACTTATTGCGTAACTCTTCCCGAGAAGTAGGTGGTCCCAAATGGTTGATGTGGCAGGATATTCAAGCAGTGCGTGCTAAGTTTGATCAAATCCCAAAAAATAATTAA
- a CDS encoding tetratricopeptide repeat protein produces MSTGGWNPRLKNTVPLQVPANYLKQAKRNTIGHEFDTNSSAETFVLQESDEQLLAASKLMRQGIQQQQAGELTAAIKSLEESLVLFEVVGESQKQGQVLSLLALIAYTSGNYKNAISYSQRCLSLIRDTPDWLVQMQVLSHLGNAYRHLNDYDKAVKFLEECLQITQQQQDRRSQVAALNNLGLVYKAWGNLARAIEYQEQSLEIVQELQDHWGEEQVLKNLGNAWYAVDDYPKAIAYYEQCVKIARTLKNFRSASQVLKNLGNACYAWGDYAKAILYYEERLQLAKELKDKRGEEQSLGSLGVTCEALGDYHKAITYYEERLLLAKSLKDRRSQEQALASLRVACYALGDYAKAMQYQELPSTNT; encoded by the coding sequence ATGTCTACAGGTGGTTGGAATCCTCGCTTAAAAAACACAGTTCCTTTGCAAGTCCCTGCAAACTATCTGAAACAAGCGAAACGCAATACAATTGGACATGAATTTGATACAAATTCATCAGCAGAGACGTTTGTTCTACAGGAAAGTGATGAGCAGTTATTGGCAGCATCCAAGCTAATGCGGCAAGGAATTCAACAGCAGCAAGCTGGTGAATTAACTGCTGCTATCAAGTCCTTAGAAGAATCCCTAGTACTTTTTGAGGTGGTTGGTGAGAGCCAAAAACAGGGACAAGTGCTTTCTTTATTAGCATTGATAGCTTATACATCAGGGAACTACAAAAATGCTATTTCCTACTCCCAGCGATGTCTATCCTTGATTAGGGATACTCCAGATTGGTTGGTGCAGATGCAGGTGCTTTCGCATTTGGGGAATGCTTACCGTCATCTAAACGACTATGACAAAGCCGTTAAGTTTCTGGAAGAGTGTTTGCAAATAACTCAGCAGCAGCAAGATAGAAGGAGTCAAGTAGCAGCACTGAATAATTTAGGATTGGTATATAAAGCTTGGGGAAACTTGGCGCGAGCAATTGAGTATCAAGAGCAAAGCTTAGAAATTGTGCAGGAACTCCAAGATCATTGGGGTGAGGAACAAGTGCTAAAAAATTTGGGCAATGCTTGGTATGCTGTGGATGATTATCCAAAAGCGATCGCCTACTATGAGCAGTGCGTCAAAATTGCCCGAACGCTCAAAAACTTTCGCAGTGCGTCTCAGGTACTCAAAAATTTGGGTAATGCTTGCTATGCGTGGGGAGATTATGCCAAAGCGATTTTGTATTATGAGGAGCGTTTGCAGCTAGCCAAAGAACTTAAAGACAAGCGGGGTGAGGAACAGTCTTTAGGCAGTTTAGGCGTGACTTGTGAAGCTTTAGGCGATTATCATAAAGCGATTACATATTATGAAGAGCGGTTACTCTTAGCTAAATCTCTTAAAGATCGCCGCTCTCAAGAACAAGCTCTGGCTAGTCTGAGGGTTGCTTGCTACGCTTTGGGCGATTATGCCAAAGCAATGCAATACCAAGAGTTACCGTCAACAAATACTTAG
- a CDS encoding DUF6464 family protein, which yields MVLKTLLVIAVGFLPSLFSLWVIRKTHLRTRSRIRQATVNLSGMRVRQDIRQIESDRYYLEGVGYLVGDISCKFNARSGYIRCAVNPDGPCQGCRHYESREFTMSENKF from the coding sequence ATGGTGTTAAAAACTCTTTTGGTGATTGCCGTTGGTTTCTTGCCGTCCCTGTTTTCCCTATGGGTAATCCGTAAAACCCATTTGCGGACACGCTCACGGATTAGACAAGCCACCGTGAACCTCTCAGGAATGCGAGTAAGGCAAGACATTAGACAGATAGAGAGCGATCGCTACTATCTTGAAGGTGTAGGCTACCTTGTTGGTGACATCAGTTGCAAATTTAATGCTCGATCTGGCTACATCCGTTGTGCCGTTAATCCCGATGGTCCATGTCAGGGATGCCGTCACTATGAATCAAGAGAATTCACCATGAGCGAAAATAAATTTTAG
- a CDS encoding phosphoribosyltransferase, which yields MVNAPLFFNRTRAGEELAHKIRDVLTQEAAASGVEPIPIVYALPRGGVPVAAPIARLLGCPLTIMVAKKISHPDDPELAIGAVTSSGHVLWNEQKPSSPQHSSQWQKAALDYSIYQAKSLEAKLISVCPQVKPEGATLILVDDGIATGLTIAAAATAMKELEPKAVWLCAPVAPRSLLPWLSQWGDRIIILETPEPFWSVSSFYVEFPQVETSKALMYLQQQS from the coding sequence ATGGTAAATGCCCCCCTTTTCTTCAATCGCACCCGTGCGGGTGAGGAATTAGCGCACAAGATTCGTGATGTTTTAACCCAGGAAGCTGCTGCTTCCGGGGTAGAACCAATTCCCATTGTCTATGCTCTACCACGCGGTGGTGTGCCCGTAGCTGCACCTATAGCACGTCTTTTGGGCTGTCCTTTGACAATTATGGTGGCGAAAAAGATTAGCCATCCAGATGATCCAGAATTGGCTATTGGTGCGGTGACTAGTTCAGGACATGTTCTTTGGAATGAGCAAAAGCCATCATCTCCACAACACAGTTCGCAGTGGCAAAAAGCAGCGTTAGATTACAGTATTTACCAAGCTAAATCTCTAGAAGCTAAATTAATTTCTGTTTGCCCGCAGGTAAAACCAGAGGGCGCTACTCTGATCTTAGTTGACGATGGCATTGCTACAGGTTTGACAATAGCAGCAGCAGCAACTGCGATGAAGGAGTTAGAGCCAAAGGCTGTGTGGCTATGTGCGCCAGTCGCACCTCGAAGTTTGCTCCCTTGGTTGAGTCAGTGGGGCGATCGCATAATTATTTTAGAAACACCAGAACCTTTTTGGAGTGTAAGTAGCTTTTATGTTGAATTCCCGCAAGTGGAGACATCAAAAGCGCTGATGTACCTCCAGCAACAATCTTGA